In Nostoc sp. GT001, a genomic segment contains:
- a CDS encoding calcium-binding protein, with protein sequence MYLATIALTPSFGDDTIVGGFGNDTINAGDGNNTIDGGYDNDIINTGSGNDRIQGGSGNDTINGGSGNNRIDGGSGDDKIDAGSGNDTINAGSGNDTINAGAGNNIINGVSGNDRINTGFGDDTIVGGFGNDTINAGDGNNTIDGGSDDDIINTGSGNDKIDGGSGNDKINGGSGDDKINGESGDDSLVGGLGNDSLLGGSGNDTISGDFGNGGILTGVGGTDVLTGGLGNDVFDFNFVAESQPGLLQDAIADFVGNGILAGDQIDLSTIDANSTKEGNQAFTFIGSRAFSAIGQIRYSGGILQGSTDGDLSAEFEIRLTRAPQLVESDIIL encoded by the coding sequence GTGTATCTGGCAACGATCGCATTAACACCTAGCTTTGGTGACGATACAATTGTCGGCGGATTTGGCAACGATACGATTAACGCTGGTGATGGCAATAATACGATTGATGGTGGATATGACAACGATATAATTAACACCGGATCTGGCAACGATCGGATTCAAGGCGGATCTGGCAACGACACGATTAACGGCGGATCTGGCAACAATAGGATTGACGGCGGATCTGGCGACGATAAGATTGACGCTGGTTCAGGCAATGATACGATTAACGCCGGTTCAGGCAACGATACGATTAACGCCGGAGCGGGGAACAATATAATTAACGGTGTATCGGGCAACGATCGCATTAACACCGGATTTGGCGACGATACAATTGTCGGCGGATTTGGCAACGATACGATTAACGCCGGTGATGGTAACAATACGATTGACGGCGGGTCTGACGACGATATCATTAATACTGGATCTGGCAACGATAAGATTGACGGCGGATCTGGCAACGATAAGATTAACGGCGGATCTGGCGACGATAAGATTAACGGCGAATCTGGCGACGATAGCCTTGTTGGCGGATTAGGCAACGATAGCCTACTTGGCGGATCTGGCAATGATACGATTAGCGGTGATTTTGGTAACGGTGGTATCCTCACGGGTGTTGGTGGAACTGATGTTCTCACTGGAGGATTGGGTAACGATGTTTTCGATTTTAACTTCGTTGCAGAGAGTCAACCTGGTTTGTTACAGGATGCGATCGCTGATTTTGTGGGAAACGGTATCCTTGCAGGGGATCAAATAGATCTATCTACCATCGACGCTAACTCCACTAAAGAAGGCAACCAAGCCTTCACTTTCATCGGGAGTCGTGCATTCTCTGCAATCGGTCAAATCCGTTATTCAGGAGGTATTCTCCAAGGTAGTACTGATGGGGATCTGTCGGCTGAGTTTGAAATTCGGCTTACAAGAGCGCCACAACTAGTAGAAAGTGACATTATCCTTTAA